A window from Amblyomma americanum isolate KBUSLIRL-KWMA chromosome 7, ASM5285725v1, whole genome shotgun sequence encodes these proteins:
- the LOC144097830 gene encoding uncharacterized protein LOC144097830 has translation MYRNMEQGGFGPDDDCLRDTQIGEEVDGKARLRFRYGAGQEWNSTLKYRSSEGQTGKNIVEILLDGAPKPALYDLLFVDCKYCKVLKSQTGPKCMLSVTEVSLRHGLPQHCKFLYGLFCGVEPIYQVSDASCLVHDMKRG, from the exons ATGTACCGCAACATGGAGCAGGGAGGATTCGGACCCGACGACGACTGTCTCAGGGACACCCAGATAGGCGAGGAGGTCGACGGGAAAGCCCGCTTGCGCTTCCGCTACGGTGCCGGACAGGAATG GAATTCAACATTGAAATACAGGTCGTCTGAGGGACAAACAGGCAAGAACATTGTCGAGATTCTGCTCGATGGAG CCCCTAAGCCGGCGCTGTACGACCTGCTGTTTGTGGACTGCAAATACTGCAAGGTCTTGAAGAGTCAAACAG GACCAAAATGCATGCTCTCGGTGACCGAGGTCTCTCTCCGCCACGGCCTTCCCCAGCACTGCAAATTCCTGTACGGCCTTTTCTGCGGAGTGGAGCCCATCTACCAGGTCTCGGACGCGAGCTGCCTTGTACACGACATGAAGCGCGGATAG